The following nucleotide sequence is from Zea mays cultivar B73 chromosome 1, Zm-B73-REFERENCE-NAM-5.0, whole genome shotgun sequence.
CAAGAAATGCTCGAAAAAGTATCTTTTTTATGAGAAGCAATGAATGTGATTAAGTTTTGTTCTTCGTTATGGTAATCATAATAGCTCCAAGATACAAATATATTATTATTTTGGTCAACTTTATTTCTCGATAATTATTTGACATGTTAAATTAAATATATCAATGTATTTGTTTTTATTTTACAAATAAAATTAgcgtatatatatatttatatatatcataaaatttTTATATAGTTTAAAGAGTCTATCATGATAAGTTCACTATCTATATGTTTGGTTGTCTGCATTAGGAGACCCAGATTCTTCACATGAATTGACTATGAGTCAGCACATATTTAATTCATTGTATTTAGGATGTCAAACGCGTATGTGAGCCAGGCTGCGCACAAGCACCCATCCAATCATACGGTGTATGTGACGCTAGACGAGGGCTGAACACGCCTGACAAGAATCTTTGCAGATCACTTGCGTGACTCATCGAGACGTGGGCGGAACGATGGAACCACCAGGATGCCACGAAAAGTTAAAAGAAAAACCCTACTAGTATTGCGCCGAGCACAAAAACCCATGACCACAGGTCACGCTCACGCCGCACGGACCGGACAGACGCCCAGAAAGATAGGGCTGCccgctgcccctgcctctgccatCCTTTTCCTGCAGCAGATGACACGGCCGCGGGCCCGCGGCAGAAGAGAGAGCCCAAATCATAGCCACAAAAGCCACGCACGCGGGGCGCTTGTCTTGCGCGCACGAAAACCCACATCCACCGCGGCGCCACACCGCGTGCGTCGGCTGCTTGCTGCCCCGTGTTCCTTGGCTCCCGCCGACACCGAGCGCCGACACCGAGCGCCGCCACCGCCATGGCTGCCCCGCCCCGCGCCACCGCGGTCCTCGCGTGGTGCGCTCACTCTCGCGCGTTCTCTCTCGTGCGCGAGGGGCGCGGCGGGCAACTCCGTTTCTCGCGTCGCGGCGGGCCACTGATTGCTCTGGTTCTCGTTTTGTACAGGGGTTCCGGGGAGGACGGGCAGCTTGGCATGGGCGGGAACGAGGAGAAGGACTGGGCACACTGCGTGGAGGCACTCGGTTCCTACGCCGTCACCGCCGTCGTAGCCGGTAGCCGCAACTCCCTCGCCATCTGCGAAGACGGCCGCGTGCGTCCCCTTCCCCAACCCGTTGCCTGTTGATCGTGCTTGTTCATTTCCTGGAGAGCTTCTGTTCTGACCCGATTGCTTGGGCTGGGGTTCCTTGCCGTGCGCAGCTCTTCACTTGGGGGTGGAACCAGCGCGGCACGCTCGGGCACCCGCCGAAGACCAAGACGGAGAGCTCCCCTGGCCCCGTCCACGCCCTCGCGGGGTTGAAGATCGTCCAGGTGCGCCTCAGTTCCGCTTTACCCTGCGAGGTTCATGTCCGTGTGCTGCTGACGGAAGAGGCTCTGCCTATGGTTTCCTTGGTTCATTCAGGCGGCGATTGGTGGGTGGCATTGCCTTGCAGTTGACGACAATGGGCACGCCTACGCCTGGGGTAGGGGCACTCGCTTCCCTGCGTTTTCCGTGACTGGTTTCTGGTTGCTTACTTGCTTTGATGCAATGTGCATGGATTGTGCAGGGGGAAACGAGTACGGGCAGTGCGGTGAGGAGCCTGAGAGGAAGGAGGACGGGACGAGGGCGCTCAGGAGGGACATCCCGACCCCACAGCGGTGCGCACCCAAGCTCAAAGTCCGGCAAGTGAGTGGAATTGGATTCGAGCGTTGTGCAAGTAGTGTGGAAATGTTTTTGGATTTTTTTTTTCCAATTTTGGTTCAGTGCGTTGGTTGGAAGGAATCCAACTAATTTTGGATCATGTTGTCACTTTAGCATATGCTTTGTTGCTAAGGAAGTAGTCTGATCACAAACCACATATAAGATAGTTTGTATGATGGAACCGGACAGTTGTAGTGTCTATAGCTCAAATGAATTATTCCTGTCGTGAAATGATGCGGCAACTTTTGGGTGCTGTACTCATGATTTCAGTTTGTTAGCTTTTGGCTTGCTTATTCATTTGCTAATTCTAGGTAGCTGCTGGAGGGACACATTCAGTGGTTTTGACTCAAGAAGGTCACGTTTGGACATGGGGACAGCCATGGCCTCCTGGTGATATGTATGGGGCCTTATGATGAAAtatctttttttattttcttcttgaatctactgttgatcatgtgtcTTCTCTCAGCAAGCAAATATCGACACCAGTACGCGTGCAAGGCCTTGAGAAAGTGAGGGTCATTGCTGTAGGTGCATTCCATAATTTGGCACTCACAGAGGATGGAATTTTGTGGGCATGGGGTAATAATGAGTATGGTCAGCTGGGGACTGGAGATACCCAACCAAGATCACACCCTATACGCGTTGAAGGACTATCTGATCTCTCACTGGTGAGTCAGATTGATTCCTTTTCTTTGTTTTTCTGACACGTTTTGGAATTAGTTTGTCATCAGTGACTTTCACAAGCTATTGCCAAATGAGCTTATTTTAAGGACGACAAACCAAGATATTTTTCCCCTCTAAACTTAGTTCTTTTTCCCCAAGCTCGATCTCTCATTGGTTCAGCTTTCATTTAGCTAACAAGCTTCATCCTTTTGGGGCCTTCCACTTATTGTCATTGCACACTAGGAATACTATGTTTGAAATTGATTAAGCAAAGAATGACATCCTGGTTCTTTTTTTGAGGACACCACTGTATGTGCATAAATTCATAATTTGTCTGCACATTGCTTTCCTGATTTCTCACTTGTTGCATATACTCCAACATCTTAAATTTTCAGGTTGACATTGCTGCTGGAGGCTGGCATTCAACTGCACTAACTATACAGGGAGAGGTATTTCCATTATCTTGATTCTTTAATTCAGGGTTATCATCTTATTATGTGCTGTTTTATCCTGTCAAGGCACCAGATGACACAAACATATTGAGGGACAGGCTTTTCTTTCTTGCTTTGGAAATAAACTTCATGAAAAATGTTGTCATGTCATTTTGGCTGCAGATAAATTCACTTCCTTGCTATTTATTCAGAGCATGCTTTAAAGATGTCCAGATTATAAAGTACCAAAAATATACATATTATACGATGAAAGTAACCTAGAGGAGTGTGTTGACCACGTTGAGCCCCTGAACCAAATACAAAGTCAGTAGTTGTTCCAAAAAAAAAAGCTACAGACTCAGTCTGGCTTGAGTTCCATTGATTCAGATCTATCTGTACCTTATTCTGCATTTTCTAGAAACAAATATTAATGGCATGGAAACATGTATTTTACCATAGTAAAACTGGCATTGGTCACAATAAACGACAAGAGGAGAAACGTTAGGCACAATAAAAGACGAGGAGAAACGTTAGCACTGCAGGGTAGATATTGTACTGCATAGGGGTAGAGTGGAGCATATTGGGGGTGATATTGTTTCCAGGTTTTTCCTTAGACGATACTGAGGGCTTGTGATTGTTTTTTATTCCCTTAACCTGCACCAACTTTCTTAGGACTAAAAGGCTTTATTGCTGTTTGGTCTCTCTAGGTGTATGCTTGGGGGAGAGGAGAACACGGGAGGCTTGGATTTGGAGATGATAAGAGTAGTCGCATGGTCCCCCTAAAGGTTGAGCTTCTAGCTGGAGAGGATATTGTTCAGGTAATAGACCTTGATATTACTTGGATGTTGTTAGCTTCAGTTACATTAGCCTTTTCTCTGGTCCTGAAGTAGTTGAACAAATTTTCTTCTCCAAGCTGAGCAGCAGAGCTCATTTTCCACGTTTGCAGGTATCATGTGGAGGAACACATTCAGTTGCTCTAACTCGAGATGGCCGGATGTTTTCTGTAAGTAGAAGTTTTCTCCTACTTACAATCCTACCATGTACCTTGCCATTATCTTTTCTAGCTCAGGGCTAGGACATACAAAATGAAGATTAGGGCCACTTGACCATTTTTACGGCCTTTGCAGTAGGATACTACCAATATAAAATTTAAAAGTTATGCAAAAACATAAAATGCATTTAAGAAATTTTAACTGGAGCGAACCCAAGGATGTCTGAAGCCATATAAGCATGATCACATATATTTTTGATTTTGTGGCCAGTAGCCAAGCTATAGAACATTCTTCCTGAGGGGAGGAAACATGCCCATATGTGAGACAAGGATGAACAGACCGGGGTTTCTATTTTCTTACATATGAAATACTTGAATTTTTCAATTTTTTTTGGATGTGTTTTAAACAACACGATGCATGTGCAGACTTGAGAAATGTCGATTTATGTTCTAAGAATGATTTATACCAATTATTTATTCCTTATCTTcgagtattatattaagaagaagatcTTACATAGGTCAAGAAATATCCCGAACTCCTATCTCATACATACACAATGACACTGTAGAAAAACTCCTGAAAACCTGTCCCACCTAGCTCATACACAAGTACACAACGACACTATAACCCATGAGAGAACAGCGACGAACAGAGCTAGGCTTTAGACTTCTACTTTGGAGTGGAATCCATATACAACTGCACCGTACTCCGTGAGAACCTATGAGAGAACAATCCCAGAATCCTTGTCTCATCCATACATAGTGGCACCATAAAAAAACCTTCAAACTCGTGTCCTATCCATACATAGTGGCACCATTGCCATGGGAGAACAAACATGACTGGGGCCAGGCATCAAACCTGTGTTTTGGTGTGGGACAGACAGAACCTTGTTCCATCTGTACACAACGGCACCGCAGCCAGAACAACTACAACTAGGATCACACTTTAGACCCTTGCTTTGGTGTGAAATATATGGGGGAACTTTTTTAATCGTAGTATGTAATTCACTCTCACAAGAAGTGAAACTTATGACATGAAGAGTATTACTGAGACCACTCTAATCCATTATAACACTAAAGACATGTAAATTAATGCAAATCCGCTATATTCAAACAAGTCCTTATCGAATTTTGCCGCGCATATTAATGGCGAGTCTTTTTATATGTTGGCAGTATGGGAGGGGCGACCATGGCCGTCTGGGCTACGGCAGGAAGCTGACGACAGGCCAGCCCATGGGAGTGGACATTGACCTGCCGCCGCCCAAGACCCGCAGCAGCCGGGACGGGCAGTGGCAGGCGAAgtacgtggcttgtggcgggcggcACACCCTGGCTATTGTGGTGTGGGCAGAGACCACCGACTGATCACGGAGTGATCAACTTCCTGAATCCTAATCTGGGTGCAAATCTGAGTTTGACAATCCTGCTAGATAATTATAGTGTTAGTGAAATAAGCATAAGTTATGCGACATTAGGCATCATAAATTTTTATGTATGTGCTTAATTTGGCAAGGAACAAAAATAGTCGGGAAGAGGACTTTGTGCAGATGGGAGAGCTTCAGTATTTCAGCAATATTTTTCGATGGACAATTTTGTGCTGTATCCTGTGCTTACTGGCTCCCGGGTTGCTACCTTCACTCGCTGCACGGCTACACATCTAACTGTCAAGGGTGACAATGGATCAAGCACTAGTTCAAATCGAATATTGGAGACATTCAATTAGCGACGATTAAGGAGATCATGCTTCAACTCGCGGCTGCTCAAGAACATGCACAAATTACCTCCAAGGAGCTTGGCCTAAGGAGACGCCTCAAAGTGCGCAGTGTTGGCTTGAAGCACAGCAAGAATCAGGCAGCACTCTCGTCTCACGCACATCCGTTACGGGGACGCGAACACCAAATTCTTCTAACTATGGGTGAATTATAGGGCACGCCAAATTAAGGGAGTATTTGGTTACTTTGTCATGCTACTAACTAAACTTATCCCTAAATTTTCTATTTGAAAAGCCTTTTTTAGTTATACCGTTGGAAGTTTAGTGACTAGATTTTAGTCACTTAAGTTTTGGAAGTTGGAACCAAACATCCCCTAAATACTGAATACATACCAACTACACCACTGATTTTGTTATTTCGAGCATGTTTAGATCttaagtgctaaagtttagcactaGACTTTTAATAAACTTTAGCACTTGTACATCCAAACATGAGTGTTAAAAGGTGCTAAAAGATGTTAAAAGTGAAGTGCTAAATTTTAGCACTCATTAACATTTTAGCTCTTTAAGAGGTGCTAAACTTTAGGACGTGGGATCCAAAGAAAACTAACACATGTACATTGCGAGGACACACTAATTATATTTGATGGTATAGTGCAATAGCTGAATGACACGTGAGGGCCCAGTGGCAAAGTCAGTGTGATAGACCCTCTATATAAAAAAATAAGTTTAAAATTAAAGTGGATCCTCCATATAAAAATAAATTTTAAATTAAAGTGGACATATGGCCCATATATCAGATATTAAACTATAGATACTGACATTCACCTTAGCCAAAATGTTGTGAAAGATATGAGTTAAAAAAGGAAACGTGCCCCCCTTTTTATAGATAACTCGACCGTTCGTCATCTTTAGCTAGTGAGGTGGTACTATCCAGGAGTGCTACGCTCAATGTGACTTCGTGTAATGTTGGGCTCGTGTATTTTCTCAGGGCCCATCGAGGAGGTAACGACCCACATCAATACATGATGACGATGGACAAcgtgttagataaaaaataactaTAATGATTTTTTAAAAGAGACAACATCGAAAACCAGAGAAACTGATGCTTTATAGGactagagaaaagaaaaaggtcaTCACACATTACTTCAGAAAGCATTTGGATCAACGACAAGTCCATAACAAGGCCATTTGCTATTGATTGGTGTTGGCACCGATCTGGGCGCCAAACACTGGAACGAACTacctggcggtgctctctgcggaggcacagacagtctgcggcacagggccagacggtccgcgacctaggaGCAGGAACGTCTCCTCCTCTGCACGCTTCTGAACGGTCCGCGCCTAGGGCTCAGACGGTCCGCGATGGCGCAGAGAGTCGTCTTCTTCGCAGCAGACCGAGATCTcacctcccgggagggaccccaccggggaggagagatcttagggtgtgtcttgacgtcagcaggccacccaagacgcctctagtcgacgtagagccaaagagaggtgaagatttgaggtagagaaaggctaaactagggctactcctaatgcataaggtaattgTGGGGGTTCAATCAGCTGtaacccttcatctatataaaggaaggaggtctggacccgttataAGTTGGTTCTCGAGTTACTCCCGCAGGTTTTGCTAACAAATCTCGCTAGAAATctggaaccctaactgattctgcgcacacGTGGACTGTCCGCGCCGTCACCGTGGACCGTCTGGCCTACAGGGTCGGACTGTCTGCCTGCCCGTTTCTAGGTTCAAATGTCAGCAATCTTTGGAAAACAATAGATATCACAAGTCATCTTGTTCCCGA
It contains:
- the LOC100273996 gene encoding Ultraviolet-B receptor UVR8: MAAPPRATAVLAWGSGEDGQLGMGGNEEKDWAHCVEALGSYAVTAVVAGSRNSLAICEDGRLFTWGWNQRGTLGHPPKTKTESSPGPVHALAGLKIVQAAIGGWHCLAVDDNGHAYAWGGNEYGQCGEEPERKEDGTRALRRDIPTPQRCAPKLKVRQVAAGGTHSVVLTQEGHVWTWGQPWPPGDIKQISTPVRVQGLEKVRVIAVGAFHNLALTEDGILWAWGNNEYGQLGTGDTQPRSHPIRVEGLSDLSLVDIAAGGWHSTALTIQGEVYAWGRGEHGRLGFGDDKSSRMVPLKVELLAGEDIVQVSCGGTHSVALTRDGRMFSYGRGDHGRLGYGRKLTTGQPMGVDIDLPPPKTRSSRDGQWQAKYVACGGRHTLAIVVWAETTD